A part of Variovorax sp. HW608 genomic DNA contains:
- a CDS encoding ABC transporter permease subunit translates to MAADLAGRADGMKTPSAFKARHAVIGTPYVWLLVFFLLPFLIVLRISFAEMEGAKIAGLHLGSYLTLLSDEIYLSTYAHSLLYAGITTLICLAIGYPFAYFMARASAAAQPLLLMGVMLPFWTSFLLRVYAWKGLLDADTGWVGRVLSQVHADQLLLPLGFISAPGQFMYTPFSLILGMVYTYLPFMVLPLYGTLAKLDLRLLEAAQDLGATPWQAFWRVTVPMSKAGILAGAMLVFIPCVGEYVIPELLGGPETLMIGRVLWDEFFSNNDWPMASSIAVTMVLLIIVPLAVFNDSQAKAAAAR, encoded by the coding sequence ATGGCTGCCGACCTCGCAGGTCGTGCTGACGGCATGAAGACGCCCTCCGCCTTCAAGGCCCGGCATGCCGTGATCGGCACGCCCTACGTGTGGCTGCTCGTCTTCTTCCTGCTGCCCTTCCTGATCGTCCTGCGCATCAGCTTCGCCGAGATGGAAGGCGCGAAGATCGCCGGGCTCCACCTCGGCAGCTACCTGACCCTGCTCAGCGACGAGATCTACCTGTCGACCTACGCGCACTCGCTGCTGTACGCCGGCATCACGACGCTGATCTGTCTCGCCATCGGCTATCCGTTCGCGTACTTCATGGCGCGGGCGTCGGCGGCGGCCCAGCCCCTGCTGCTGATGGGCGTGATGCTGCCCTTCTGGACCAGCTTCCTCCTTCGCGTCTATGCCTGGAAAGGCCTGCTGGACGCGGACACGGGCTGGGTCGGCCGCGTGCTCAGCCAGGTGCATGCCGACCAGTTGCTGCTGCCGCTCGGTTTCATCTCGGCGCCCGGGCAGTTCATGTACACGCCCTTCTCGCTCATCCTGGGGATGGTCTACACCTACCTGCCGTTCATGGTGCTGCCGCTGTACGGCACGCTCGCCAAGCTGGACCTGCGGCTGCTCGAAGCCGCGCAGGATCTCGGCGCGACCCCATGGCAGGCCTTCTGGCGGGTCACGGTGCCGATGTCGAAGGCCGGCATCCTCGCGGGGGCCATGCTCGTCTTCATCCCCTGCGTGGGCGAGTACGTGATCCCCGAGCTGCTCGGCGGTCCGGAAACGCTCATGATCGGCCGGGTGCTCTGGGACGAGTTCTTCTCCAACAACGACTGGCCCATGGCCTCCAGCATCGCGGTGACGATGGTGCTGCTGATCATCGTCCCGCTGGCGGTCTTCAACGACAGCCAGGCGAAGGCGGCGGCGGCCCGATGA
- a CDS encoding ABC transporter ATP-binding protein translates to MSALADDSFLCIESVTKDFGDFRAVDQVSLDIARGEIFALLGSSGCGKSTLLRMLSGLETLSSGRVLLDGEDLAGRPPYERPINMMFQSYALFPHLSVWDNVAFGLRRDRRPKDEIASRVEAMLRLVQLVPFAKRKPHQLSGGQQQRVALARSLAKRPKLLLLDEPLGALDRKLREATQIELVNIIRQVGVTCVVVTHDQEEAMTMASRMAVMSEGRFVQVGSPAEIYEMPATRFVADFVGNVNLMEGTVVAIEPGGVRIRCADVLHQVGHNMAGHQGQPVTVAIRPEKIRLSHEKPAGDANQVQGVVMAHSYFGDYTMYHLGLASGARLKVHVGSDSLERAPGQGDTVWAQWLPTSQVVLTA, encoded by the coding sequence ATGAGCGCGCTCGCGGACGACAGCTTCCTCTGCATCGAATCGGTCACCAAGGACTTCGGTGACTTTCGCGCCGTGGACCAGGTCAGCCTGGACATCGCGCGCGGCGAGATCTTCGCGCTGCTCGGCTCGTCGGGCTGCGGCAAGTCCACCCTGCTGCGGATGCTCTCGGGCCTCGAGACGCTGTCCTCGGGGCGCGTCCTGCTCGACGGCGAGGATCTCGCGGGGCGGCCGCCCTACGAGCGCCCGATCAACATGATGTTCCAGTCCTATGCGCTCTTTCCGCACCTTTCGGTCTGGGACAACGTCGCGTTCGGCCTGCGGCGCGACCGGCGTCCGAAGGACGAGATCGCCTCGCGGGTCGAGGCGATGCTGCGGCTGGTGCAACTGGTTCCCTTCGCCAAGCGAAAGCCGCACCAGCTGTCGGGCGGCCAGCAGCAGCGCGTGGCCCTCGCGCGCAGCCTCGCCAAGCGACCGAAGCTGCTGCTGCTCGACGAGCCGCTCGGCGCGCTGGACCGCAAGCTGCGCGAAGCCACGCAGATCGAGCTCGTCAACATCATCCGGCAGGTCGGCGTGACCTGCGTGGTGGTCACCCACGACCAGGAAGAAGCCATGACGATGGCCTCGCGCATGGCCGTGATGAGCGAGGGGCGCTTCGTGCAGGTCGGCAGTCCGGCCGAGATCTATGAAATGCCGGCGACCCGCTTCGTGGCCGATTTCGTGGGCAACGTCAATCTCATGGAGGGCACGGTCGTGGCCATCGAACCCGGTGGCGTCCGGATCCGATGCGCCGACGTGCTGCATCAGGTCGGGCACAACATGGCCGGCCATCAGGGCCAGCCGGTCACGGTGGCCATCCGGCCGGAGAAGATCCGGCTCTCGCACGAGAAGCCCGCCGGCGACGCCAACCAGGTGCAGGGCGTGGTGATGGCGCACTCGTACTTCGGCGACTACACGATGTACCACCTGGGGCTCGCGAGCGGTGCCCGCCTGAAGGTCCATGTCGGCAGCGACTCGCTCGAAAGGGCGCCGGGCCAGGGCGATACGGTGTGGGCGCAATGGCTGCCGACCTCGCAGGTCGTGCTGACGGCATGA
- a CDS encoding polyamine ABC transporter substrate-binding protein, producing MKPWMLRCAILHALLACAALASAPARADDDEQVLNVYNWGDYIADDTIRNFEKETGIKVRYDLFDSNEALHAKLVAGMSGYDVVVPGSHFAKMQIQAGLLQKLDKSKIPNLANLDPAIQAQLAKVDPGNDYLVDWLWGYTTVGINVDKAKKALGGLPMPDNAWDLVFKPEYMAKLKSCGVSFLDTPSEILPIALKYLGKDPRSKDPADYKAAGEMLKAVRPYVTRFSGSGSDYIDQMAKGQLCAVVGWSGDIMIAKDRSNKARNPQNLQVLLPKMGGLLFFDTMAIPKDAKHKENAYKWINYILRPEVHASLTNKVFYANPNKAAMKYVDPALAKDQAVFPDATALAAMIPPDTPDQATLRLVTRTFTNFKANR from the coding sequence ATGAAACCATGGATGCTTCGCTGCGCGATCCTTCACGCGCTCCTGGCCTGCGCCGCGCTGGCCTCCGCCCCCGCGCGGGCCGATGACGACGAGCAGGTGCTCAACGTCTACAACTGGGGCGACTACATCGCCGACGACACGATCAGGAACTTCGAGAAGGAGACCGGCATCAAGGTCCGCTACGACCTGTTCGACAGCAACGAGGCGCTCCACGCCAAGCTGGTCGCCGGCATGTCGGGCTACGACGTGGTCGTCCCCGGCTCGCACTTCGCGAAAATGCAGATCCAGGCCGGACTGCTGCAGAAGCTGGACAAGTCGAAGATCCCCAATCTCGCGAACCTCGATCCGGCGATCCAGGCGCAGCTCGCGAAGGTGGACCCGGGCAACGACTACCTCGTCGACTGGCTCTGGGGCTACACCACCGTGGGCATCAATGTCGACAAGGCGAAGAAGGCGCTGGGCGGGCTGCCCATGCCGGACAACGCCTGGGACCTGGTCTTCAAGCCCGAGTACATGGCCAAGCTCAAGAGCTGCGGCGTCTCCTTCCTCGACACGCCCTCGGAGATCCTGCCCATCGCCCTCAAGTACCTCGGCAAGGATCCGCGCAGCAAGGACCCGGCGGACTACAAGGCCGCGGGCGAGATGCTCAAGGCGGTGAGGCCCTACGTGACGCGCTTCTCGGGGTCGGGCTCCGACTACATCGACCAGATGGCCAAGGGTCAGCTCTGCGCGGTAGTCGGCTGGTCGGGCGACATCATGATCGCCAAGGACAGGTCCAACAAGGCGCGCAACCCGCAGAACCTCCAGGTGCTGCTGCCGAAGATGGGCGGCCTGCTGTTCTTCGACACCATGGCGATCCCCAAGGATGCGAAGCACAAGGAGAACGCCTACAAGTGGATCAACTACATCCTGCGGCCCGAGGTCCATGCGTCGCTGACCAACAAGGTGTTCTACGCGAACCCGAACAAGGCGGCGATGAAGTACGTCGATCCGGCGCTGGCCAAGGACCAGGCTGTCTTCCCCGACGCGACGGCGCTTGCCGCGATGATCCCCCCCGACACGCCTGACCAGGCCACGCTCCGGCTCGTCACCCGGACCTTCACGAACTTCAAGGCCAATCGGTGA
- a CDS encoding NAD(P)-dependent oxidoreductase: MKSIGMVGIGMMGHGIASNIARRDFRLGVFEHPGNQPLDGLKAAGATPFTSLKALAAQSDAIILVLTGSPQVEAVLQGAGGILEGLRPGAVVIDCSTAIPSSTVRVAKAVEAAGGRFLDSPMTRTPKEAAEGRLNLLVGGDAALLEECRPLLKCFAENITHMGPVGAGHSMKLLHNYVSLGMVTLLSEAAACAERNGVAPEAFVEVLAKGGGGGIALERLKPFLLSRDVSGLRFSVANARKDLDYYNTMATDAGTHKAIAEAVLSTLEQALARAPEALVPELPSILGRT, encoded by the coding sequence ATGAAGAGCATCGGCATGGTGGGCATCGGCATGATGGGCCACGGCATCGCAAGCAACATCGCCCGGCGGGACTTCAGGCTCGGCGTGTTCGAGCACCCGGGCAACCAGCCGCTGGACGGCCTCAAGGCGGCCGGCGCGACCCCCTTCACGAGCCTGAAGGCGCTGGCCGCGCAGTCCGACGCGATCATCCTCGTGCTCACCGGCTCGCCCCAGGTGGAGGCGGTGCTGCAGGGCGCCGGCGGCATCCTCGAAGGCCTGCGGCCCGGCGCGGTGGTGATCGACTGCTCGACCGCGATCCCTTCGTCCACCGTGCGCGTGGCAAAGGCGGTCGAGGCGGCCGGCGGGCGCTTCCTGGACAGCCCCATGACGCGCACGCCCAAGGAAGCCGCCGAGGGCCGGCTGAACCTGCTGGTCGGCGGCGATGCGGCGCTGCTGGAGGAGTGCCGGCCGCTGTTGAAGTGCTTTGCCGAGAACATCACGCACATGGGCCCGGTGGGCGCGGGCCACAGCATGAAGCTGCTGCACAACTACGTCTCGCTCGGCATGGTCACGCTGCTGTCGGAAGCCGCGGCCTGCGCCGAGCGCAACGGCGTCGCGCCCGAGGCCTTCGTCGAGGTGCTCGCGAAGGGCGGTGGCGGCGGCATCGCGCTCGAGCGGCTCAAGCCCTTCCTGCTGAGCAGGGATGTGTCCGGCCTGCGCTTCTCGGTCGCCAACGCGCGCAAGGACCTGGACTACTACAACACCATGGCCACGGATGCCGGCACCCACAAGGCGATCGCCGAGGCGGTGCTGTCGACGCTGGAGCAGGCGCTGGCGCGGGCACCCGAGGCGCTGGTGCCGGAGTTGCCCTCGATCCTTGGGCGGACGTGA